A genomic segment from Fodinicola acaciae encodes:
- a CDS encoding ASCH domain-containing protein has translation MLFRQDALRGIENGTVTLAYRRWRRPRVKPGTRLHTAIGMVAIDDVTTVTDISEADARLAGAASRDELLRWLDGDDGEIFRIRVRYAGPDPRIALRADDNVDWPDLKARLDRLDGRGAWTAATLRLIADHPAVRAAELAAMLGRETQPFKVDVRKLKAMGLTESLDVGYRLSPRGERVLALLSAE, from the coding sequence GTGCTGTTTCGTCAGGATGCCTTGCGCGGCATAGAAAACGGTACGGTGACGCTCGCGTACCGGCGCTGGCGGCGGCCGCGGGTCAAGCCAGGCACGCGCTTGCACACGGCGATCGGGATGGTCGCGATCGACGACGTGACCACGGTGACCGACATTTCCGAGGCGGACGCGCGGCTGGCCGGCGCCGCTTCGCGCGACGAGCTGTTGCGTTGGCTCGACGGCGACGACGGTGAGATCTTCCGTATCAGAGTGCGCTATGCCGGTCCTGATCCGCGCATCGCGCTGCGTGCGGACGACAACGTCGACTGGCCTGACCTCAAGGCACGGCTGGACCGGCTGGACGGGCGCGGCGCGTGGACGGCGGCGACACTGCGGCTCATCGCCGACCATCCGGCCGTACGAGCCGCCGAGCTGGCCGCCATGCTCGGCCGCGAGACCCAACCGTTCAAAGTGGACGTTCGGAAGCTGAAAGCCATGGGCCTCACCGAAAGCCTGGACGTCGGCTATCGGCTGTCACCGCGCGGCGAACGCGTCCTCGCGTTGTTGTCAGCCGAGTAG
- a CDS encoding acyl-CoA thioesterase has product MERFRFPVTVRYLEVDAQGVVFNMWYLGYFDEALNGYLAHCGHPYPKLIASGTDVQLVHTELDYKAGVRWGDPLVIEVSTARIGNTSFTLDFQAKVGDTVACAASTVYVTVDAKELTKKRVPDDLRAGLLG; this is encoded by the coding sequence GTGGAACGTTTTCGTTTTCCGGTGACGGTGCGCTATCTGGAGGTCGACGCACAGGGCGTCGTCTTCAACATGTGGTATCTCGGCTATTTCGACGAGGCCCTCAACGGCTATCTCGCGCACTGCGGCCACCCCTATCCCAAGCTGATCGCCAGCGGCACCGACGTGCAGCTTGTGCACACCGAGCTCGACTACAAGGCCGGTGTGCGGTGGGGCGATCCACTGGTCATCGAGGTGTCCACCGCGCGGATCGGCAACACGAGCTTCACGCTGGACTTCCAGGCCAAGGTCGGCGACACCGTCGCGTGCGCGGCGAGCACGGTGTACGTGACCGTCGATGCAAAGGAACTCACCAAAAAACGCGTGCCGGACGACCTGCGCGCCGGCCTACTCGGCTGA
- a CDS encoding phosphotransferase family protein, with translation MDRSWPADEEVRAHAIETALASPRPARITALGHRSDSVTYLVNERFVFRFAKEARPAAALQVETRLLPELAPRLPAPVPELRFVGQTSTGLPYVGYPQLTGEFLTADRFSTLDADARLRLLDELAAFIAALRDTDLEMARGLGVPELDFPAVFRADRARFQAELAAALSAADAERIDRQFASYLSDAANFAYEPVLLHNALSVDHILCDPLTGAIRGVLDFGAVAIGDPDYELRHVARAFGLSVALELAIRLGHHDRSRLVDKLDFFVAADGVRLAMRGHERGDQDLVRAALSSSRAVSR, from the coding sequence GTGGATCGGTCCTGGCCGGCGGACGAAGAGGTCCGCGCGCATGCCATCGAGACGGCGCTCGCCTCACCGCGTCCTGCGCGGATCACCGCGCTCGGTCACCGTTCGGACTCGGTCACCTATCTGGTGAACGAGCGTTTCGTCTTTCGTTTCGCCAAAGAAGCGCGACCGGCGGCCGCGTTGCAGGTGGAGACCCGGCTGTTGCCGGAGCTCGCGCCGCGGCTGCCGGCGCCGGTGCCGGAGTTACGTTTCGTCGGCCAGACCTCGACCGGCCTGCCGTACGTCGGCTATCCGCAGCTCACCGGCGAGTTCCTGACCGCCGACCGGTTTTCCACCTTGGACGCCGACGCGCGGCTGCGGCTGCTGGACGAGCTGGCCGCGTTCATCGCCGCCCTGCGCGACACCGACCTGGAGATGGCGCGCGGCCTCGGCGTGCCGGAGCTGGATTTCCCGGCCGTTTTCCGAGCCGACCGGGCGCGTTTCCAGGCCGAGTTGGCCGCGGCGCTGTCGGCCGCCGACGCGGAGCGGATCGACCGGCAGTTCGCGAGCTATCTGAGCGATGCGGCCAATTTCGCGTACGAGCCGGTGCTGCTGCACAATGCGCTGTCGGTCGACCACATCCTGTGCGATCCGCTGACCGGCGCCATTCGTGGCGTACTGGACTTCGGGGCGGTCGCGATCGGCGATCCGGACTACGAGCTGAGGCACGTCGCGCGGGCGTTCGGCCTGTCGGTGGCGCTGGAGCTGGCCATCCGGCTCGGTCACCACGACCGCTCGCGGCTGGTCGACAAGCTCGACTTCTTCGTCGCCGCCGACGGCGTACGGCTGGCGATGCGCGGCCACGAGCGCGGCGACCAGGACCTGGTACGCGCCGCCCTCAGCTCCTCACGCGCCGTGTCCCGTTGA
- a CDS encoding acyl-CoA dehydrogenase family protein: MRRQLYDSEHEAFRQSVRRFLDKEVVPHLHEWETAGIVPREVFAAAGAAGFLGMAVPEEHGGGGVDDFRFNAVLGEEVQHCGAAAAGLGITLHNDICLPYFLAYATKEQRERWLPGIASGELITAIAMTEPGIGSDLAGMSTTALRDGDDFVVNGSKTFITNGINADLVITAVKTDPSQRHAGMSLLVLERGMAGFERGRNLDKLGQHAQDTAELFFHDVRVPAGNLLGELGQGFRHLVANLPQERLSIAVAGVAASAAALGWTLGYVKERKAFGQPVGSFQNTRFKLAEISTEVDVAQAYVDACVLALNAGELTPEDAAKAKWWCTELQGRVTDMCLQLHGGYGYMNEYPIARAYADARITRIYGGTTEIMKEVIGRGLGL; this comes from the coding sequence ATGCGCCGCCAGCTGTACGACTCCGAGCACGAGGCCTTCCGGCAGAGCGTCCGCCGGTTCCTGGACAAGGAGGTCGTGCCGCATCTGCACGAATGGGAGACGGCCGGGATCGTGCCGCGCGAGGTGTTCGCCGCGGCCGGTGCCGCCGGATTTCTCGGCATGGCGGTGCCGGAGGAACACGGCGGAGGTGGAGTCGACGACTTCCGCTTCAACGCGGTGCTCGGCGAGGAGGTGCAGCACTGCGGCGCGGCCGCCGCTGGCCTCGGCATCACCCTGCACAACGACATCTGCCTGCCGTATTTCCTGGCGTACGCGACGAAAGAGCAGCGCGAGCGGTGGCTGCCGGGCATCGCCTCCGGCGAGCTGATCACCGCGATCGCGATGACCGAGCCGGGCATCGGCTCCGACCTTGCCGGCATGTCCACCACCGCGCTGCGCGACGGCGACGATTTCGTCGTCAACGGCTCGAAAACCTTCATCACCAACGGCATCAACGCCGATCTGGTGATCACCGCGGTGAAAACCGACCCGTCCCAGCGGCATGCCGGCATGAGCCTGCTCGTACTGGAGCGCGGCATGGCCGGCTTCGAGCGCGGCCGCAACCTGGACAAGCTCGGCCAGCACGCGCAGGACACCGCCGAGCTGTTCTTCCACGACGTACGCGTGCCGGCCGGCAACCTGCTCGGCGAGCTCGGCCAGGGCTTCCGCCACCTGGTCGCCAACCTGCCGCAGGAGCGGCTCTCGATCGCCGTCGCCGGCGTCGCCGCGTCGGCGGCGGCACTCGGCTGGACGCTCGGATATGTCAAGGAACGCAAGGCTTTCGGCCAGCCGGTCGGCTCGTTCCAGAACACCCGCTTCAAGCTCGCCGAGATCTCCACCGAGGTCGACGTGGCGCAGGCGTACGTGGACGCGTGCGTGCTGGCGCTCAACGCCGGCGAGCTGACGCCGGAGGACGCGGCGAAGGCCAAGTGGTGGTGCACCGAGCTGCAGGGCCGGGTCACCGACATGTGCCTGCAGCTGCACGGCGGCTATGGCTACATGAACGAATACCCGATCGCGCGGGCGTACGCGGACGCGCGGATCACCAGGATCTATGGCGGCACGACGGAGATCATGAAAGAGGTCATCGGCCGCGGCCTCGGCCTCTAG
- the asnB gene encoding asparagine synthase (glutamine-hydrolyzing), with amino-acid sequence MCGITGWVDFDRDLTGQRDIAQAMVDTMACRGPDAEGLWIREHVALGHRRLAVIDLPGGAQPMPFSQHNEDVVALTYSGEAYNFVELRDELTANGHVFRTDSDTEVVLHAYLQWGAELVDHLNGMYAFAIWDTRREELLLVRDRMGVKPLYFAALPHGVLFGSEPKAILANGQIKPVVDADGLRETLAFVKTPGLSPYKGIREVRPGHVVRINRDGVTEHRYWGLRSEPHTDDLETTVRTVRELLDDIVTRQLISDVPLCTLLSGGLDSSAITALAQKSLVATGRPPVRSFAVDFTGQTENFQPDFMRDTPDGPYVHDLAEYAKTDHQDIVLNTADLMDERHREAVVRARDGLSMGDMDTSLYLLFKAIRERSTVALSGESADEVFGGYKWFHDRDAVRAGTFPWLAMRQRMDGGWDRLLAPRLAKKLAVADYVQHRYAEAIGEVPALDGEEPFQARMREVSYLHLTRFVQNLLDRKDRMSMAVGLEVRVPFCDHRLVQYVFNTPWSMKTFDGREKSLLRAATKDVLPESIVQRVKSPYPSTQDPTYHQALVESVEKLIAQGDSPVFDVLNADMLRAATRAPAGFEQPARMGLELALSMDKWLRIDNVEIAV; translated from the coding sequence ATGTGCGGAATCACCGGATGGGTGGACTTCGATCGGGACCTGACCGGCCAGCGCGACATCGCGCAGGCGATGGTCGACACGATGGCCTGCCGCGGACCGGACGCGGAGGGCCTGTGGATACGTGAGCACGTGGCGCTCGGTCATCGCCGGCTGGCCGTCATCGACCTGCCCGGCGGTGCGCAGCCGATGCCGTTCAGCCAGCACAACGAGGATGTCGTCGCGCTGACCTACTCCGGCGAGGCGTACAACTTCGTCGAGCTGCGCGACGAACTGACGGCCAACGGCCACGTCTTCCGGACCGACAGCGACACCGAGGTCGTCCTGCACGCCTACCTGCAATGGGGCGCCGAGCTGGTCGACCACCTCAACGGCATGTACGCCTTCGCCATCTGGGACACGCGTAGGGAGGAGCTGCTGCTGGTCCGCGACCGGATGGGCGTCAAGCCGCTGTACTTCGCCGCGCTGCCACACGGCGTGCTGTTCGGCTCGGAGCCGAAGGCGATCCTGGCCAACGGCCAGATCAAGCCGGTGGTCGACGCCGACGGCCTGCGCGAGACGCTGGCCTTCGTCAAGACGCCGGGCCTGTCGCCGTACAAGGGCATTCGCGAGGTGCGGCCGGGTCACGTCGTACGGATCAACCGCGACGGTGTGACCGAGCACCGCTACTGGGGCCTGCGCTCGGAGCCGCACACCGACGACCTTGAGACGACGGTGCGCACGGTCCGCGAGCTGCTCGACGACATCGTCACCCGCCAGCTGATCTCCGACGTGCCGTTGTGCACGCTGCTCTCCGGTGGCCTGGACTCCAGCGCGATCACCGCGCTGGCACAGAAATCGCTGGTCGCCACCGGCCGGCCGCCGGTGCGTTCGTTCGCCGTCGACTTCACCGGCCAGACCGAGAACTTCCAACCGGACTTCATGCGCGACACCCCGGACGGGCCGTACGTCCACGACCTCGCCGAATACGCGAAGACCGACCACCAGGACATCGTGCTCAACACGGCCGACCTGATGGACGAGCGGCACCGCGAGGCCGTCGTACGCGCACGCGACGGCCTGTCGATGGGGGACATGGACACGTCCCTCTACCTGCTTTTCAAGGCCATCCGTGAGCGCTCGACCGTCGCGTTGTCCGGCGAGTCGGCCGACGAGGTTTTCGGTGGCTACAAATGGTTTCACGACCGGGACGCGGTGCGGGCCGGTACGTTCCCGTGGCTGGCCATGCGGCAGCGGATGGACGGCGGCTGGGACCGGCTGCTCGCGCCGCGGCTGGCCAAGAAGCTGGCCGTCGCCGACTACGTCCAGCACCGCTATGCCGAGGCGATCGGCGAGGTGCCGGCGCTGGACGGCGAGGAGCCCTTCCAGGCCCGGATGCGCGAGGTCAGCTATCTGCACCTGACCCGGTTCGTGCAGAACCTGCTCGACCGCAAGGACCGGATGAGCATGGCGGTCGGCCTGGAGGTGCGCGTGCCGTTCTGCGACCACCGGCTGGTGCAGTATGTCTTCAACACGCCGTGGTCGATGAAAACCTTTGATGGTCGGGAAAAGAGCCTGCTGCGTGCGGCGACCAAGGACGTGCTGCCGGAGTCGATCGTGCAGCGGGTCAAGAGCCCCTATCCCTCGACCCAGGACCCGACCTATCACCAGGCGCTGGTCGAGTCGGTGGAGAAGCTGATCGCGCAGGGGGACAGCCCGGTCTTCGACGTGCTCAACGCCGACATGCTGCGCGCGGCCACCCGCGCGCCGGCCGGTTTCGAGCAGCCGGCGCGGATGGGGCTGGAGCTGGCGCTCAGCATGGACAAGTGGCTGCGGATCGACAACGTCGAGATCGCCGTCTGA
- a CDS encoding class I SAM-dependent methyltransferase, whose protein sequence is MRGAIPSPNIWRHPDVYELENRAVDPDGVLERAMREIRDWAGDVVLDIGCGTGFHLPAFADTASSVVGVEPHRENARQAQRRVAALSNVDVRVGVAQSLPVADRTIGVAHARWSYFFGPGCEPGLRELDRVMRRGGVAFVIDNDATRSFFAPWFRRSVPSYDPERVERFWGRHGFARRSLDMGWRFGSRADLEAVVRIEFASALADEFIAAHSGLEVDYAVNLWWRAY, encoded by the coding sequence GTGCGTGGCGCGATCCCGAGTCCGAACATCTGGCGGCATCCCGACGTTTACGAGCTGGAAAACCGCGCGGTCGACCCGGACGGCGTGCTGGAGCGGGCGATGCGCGAGATCCGCGACTGGGCCGGCGATGTGGTCCTCGACATCGGCTGCGGCACCGGCTTTCACCTGCCGGCCTTCGCAGACACCGCGTCGTCGGTCGTCGGCGTCGAGCCACATCGCGAAAACGCGCGGCAGGCACAGCGAAGGGTCGCCGCTCTGTCCAATGTGGACGTACGGGTCGGCGTCGCGCAGTCGCTGCCGGTGGCGGACCGTACGATCGGCGTCGCACACGCTCGCTGGTCATACTTTTTCGGCCCTGGCTGCGAACCTGGCCTGCGCGAGCTCGACCGGGTGATGCGCCGTGGCGGCGTCGCCTTCGTCATCGACAACGACGCGACGCGGTCGTTCTTCGCGCCGTGGTTTCGCCGGTCGGTGCCCTCGTACGACCCGGAGCGCGTCGAGCGGTTCTGGGGACGGCACGGTTTCGCGCGGCGCAGCCTGGACATGGGGTGGCGGTTCGGCTCGCGCGCCGACCTGGAGGCGGTCGTCCGCATCGAGTTTGCGTCGGCGCTCGCGGACGAGTTCATCGCCGCGCACAGCGGCCTGGAGGTCGACTACGCCGTCAACCTGTGGTGGCGCGCGTACTGA
- a CDS encoding glycoside hydrolase family 43 protein produces MSVRRAVVALVAALFTLAAGTPAYATPAPLINRDFPDPDVLRVGDTYYAYSTNSTYADGLRNIPYASAKKVTGPWSVGPVDALPQAPSWTDFDPGSGTNLIWAPDVSRRPDGRFLMYFAANVHGQVQCVGAALADRPTGPFHNVGDAPLVCDPVDGAIDPSSLVVGGRHFLVYKDNANAHDRPASIWLQPVAADGLTFTGPRTRLLTADPAGDENNVIEAPVIVRHGGRFVLLYSANPYTVDYHVKFATAWQLTGPYRKSGTYVMDSSTWPGAIANPGGQDLVGDHIVFHANIPSGRGMFAAGLRWRGSTPVVVR; encoded by the coding sequence ATGTCCGTCCGTCGCGCCGTGGTCGCCCTGGTGGCCGCGCTCTTCACGCTGGCAGCCGGCACTCCGGCGTACGCCACGCCGGCGCCGCTGATCAACCGCGACTTCCCCGATCCCGACGTCCTGCGGGTCGGCGACACCTACTACGCGTACTCAACCAACAGCACGTACGCCGACGGCCTGCGAAACATTCCGTACGCCTCGGCCAAAAAGGTGACCGGACCCTGGTCGGTCGGGCCGGTCGACGCGCTGCCGCAGGCGCCGTCGTGGACCGACTTCGACCCCGGCAGCGGCACCAACCTGATCTGGGCTCCGGACGTGTCGCGCCGGCCGGACGGCCGGTTTCTGATGTATTTCGCGGCAAACGTCCACGGCCAGGTGCAGTGCGTGGGCGCCGCGCTCGCCGACCGGCCGACCGGGCCGTTCCACAACGTCGGCGACGCGCCGCTCGTGTGCGACCCGGTGGACGGCGCGATCGACCCGTCCAGCCTGGTGGTCGGCGGCCGGCATTTCCTTGTCTACAAAGACAATGCCAACGCGCACGACCGGCCGGCGTCGATCTGGCTGCAGCCGGTCGCCGCCGACGGGCTCACCTTCACCGGTCCGCGTACGCGGCTGCTGACCGCGGATCCGGCCGGTGACGAGAACAACGTGATCGAGGCGCCGGTGATCGTCCGGCACGGTGGCCGGTTCGTCCTGCTCTACTCGGCAAATCCCTACACGGTCGACTACCACGTGAAGTTCGCGACCGCGTGGCAGCTGACCGGGCCGTACCGGAAGTCCGGCACGTACGTGATGGACAGCTCGACCTGGCCCGGCGCGATCGCCAACCCCGGCGGCCAGGACCTGGTCGGCGACCACATCGTCTTCCACGCCAACATTCCCAGCGGCAGAGGGATGTTCGCCGCCGGGCTGCGGTGGCGCGGCTCGACACCGGTGGTGGTGCGATAA
- a CDS encoding DeoR/GlpR family DNA-binding transcription regulator, with protein MDAQKPASARRARQEMIARYVLDHESATANELADLTGVSLMTVHRDLEDLSRQGIVRKFRGGVSAQPSSVFESNIEFRLQSRQAEKAAMARVARQHVEAGMAVMLDDATSTLAVARLLGDVSPLTVVTNYIGAIDVLRKMPDIRLIALGGEYSHTHDSFGGVGCIDAISQLTVDVVFVSTSAMTHEMAYHQEQEIVLTKRAMLRAAHTRILLMDSQKIGRRALHQLCPLTDFDLLIVDSGIKEDQLADIRDGGVTVEVASL; from the coding sequence ATGGACGCACAAAAGCCCGCATCGGCCCGCCGGGCTCGCCAGGAGATGATCGCCAGGTATGTGCTCGACCACGAGTCCGCGACCGCCAACGAGCTCGCCGACCTGACCGGCGTCAGCCTGATGACCGTGCACCGCGATCTGGAGGACCTGTCGCGGCAGGGCATCGTACGGAAGTTCCGCGGCGGTGTGTCCGCGCAACCGTCCAGCGTTTTCGAGAGCAACATCGAGTTTCGGCTGCAGAGCAGGCAAGCCGAGAAGGCCGCGATGGCGCGGGTCGCGCGCCAGCACGTCGAGGCCGGCATGGCGGTGATGCTCGACGACGCCACCTCGACGCTCGCGGTGGCGCGGTTGCTCGGCGACGTGTCGCCGCTGACCGTCGTCACCAACTACATCGGCGCGATCGACGTGCTGAGGAAGATGCCGGACATCCGGCTGATCGCGCTCGGCGGCGAATACTCCCACACGCACGACTCGTTTGGCGGTGTCGGCTGCATCGACGCCATCTCGCAGCTCACCGTCGACGTGGTTTTCGTGAGTACGTCGGCGATGACGCACGAGATGGCCTATCACCAGGAGCAGGAGATCGTGCTCACCAAGCGCGCCATGCTGCGCGCCGCGCACACCAGGATTTTGCTGATGGACTCACAGAAAATCGGCCGGCGCGCGCTGCACCAGCTGTGTCCGCTGACGGATTTCGACCTGCTGATCGTCGACTCCGGCATCAAGGAGGACCAGCTCGCCGACATCCGCGACGGTGGCGTGACCGTGGAGGTCGCGTCCCTGTGA
- a CDS encoding histidine phosphatase family protein translates to MTLLTLVRHGQTIWHADNRYAGSSDVDLTATGLAQAEALGEWAAVAKPDAIACSPLTRSRLTAAPAARILGLEPDIHDDLREVHFGEAEGRTLAELPPEIADAFVRDPVASPFPGAETISDAAERMRHCLLSLAERHRGEHVLVVGHNTAIRLALCRVLGIELSAYRRLLRGPDNVSRTDLLVTDRMFRLERFNAPLVAEGRTF, encoded by the coding sequence GTGACCCTGCTGACCCTTGTCCGGCACGGACAGACAATTTGGCACGCGGACAACCGCTATGCCGGATCGTCCGATGTGGACCTCACCGCCACCGGACTGGCACAGGCCGAGGCGCTCGGCGAATGGGCCGCGGTCGCCAAGCCGGACGCGATCGCCTGTTCGCCGCTGACCCGGTCGCGACTGACCGCCGCGCCGGCGGCGCGGATTCTCGGTCTGGAGCCGGACATCCACGACGACCTGCGCGAGGTGCATTTCGGCGAGGCCGAAGGACGTACGCTCGCCGAGCTGCCGCCGGAGATCGCCGACGCGTTCGTACGCGATCCCGTCGCCTCGCCTTTTCCTGGCGCGGAAACGATTTCCGACGCCGCCGAACGAATGCGGCACTGCCTGTTGTCGCTGGCAGAACGCCATCGCGGCGAACATGTGCTGGTCGTCGGCCACAACACCGCCATCCGGCTGGCGCTGTGCCGCGTCCTCGGCATCGAGCTGTCCGCGTATCGCCGGCTGCTTCGCGGCCCTGACAACGTTTCCAGGACAGATCTGCTGGTCACTGACCGGATGTTCAGGCTGGAAAGGTTCAATGCCCCGTTAGTGGCCGAAGGCCGGACCTTCTAG
- a CDS encoding FGGY-family carbohydrate kinase, which yields MRDAGDELWAGIDVGTQSARVVLLDATGVQVAAGFAALTSDRRTASTHEQDPDEWWSAVCAASRQALADVDASRVRAAAICGTSGTVLVVDHAGRPAGPALMYDDTRAEAEAAIVQRAGAQLWDRLGYQIQASWGLPKIRWLATNGQLTGARRVEHQADHVAARLVGHPVATDTGHALKTGADLIERRWPTDVLDALGLDPAILPDLVLPGTPLGQLTAKAAERTGLRAGMPVLAGITDSCAAQIGAGALRPGSWNSVLGTTLAIKGVSTTLLKDPDGSVYSHLHPDGGWLPGGASNVGAGVLARDFPADELDRLTAAAAAGEPAPGVTYPLVGHGERFPFRAPDADGFSIGVPADETARFAAVLQSVAFTERLAYAALAAIGAEVGGRLTATGGGSRNRYWNQLRADVMGRPIAVPAYVEAAAGMAILAAAPPGRLTETAETMVRIDRVFEPRGDRTGRFDEAYARFVAELRRRDWLPARLAERALLPLKENS from the coding sequence GTGCGCGACGCGGGGGACGAGCTGTGGGCCGGCATCGACGTCGGCACCCAGAGCGCGCGCGTCGTCCTGCTTGACGCCACCGGAGTGCAGGTCGCGGCCGGTTTCGCGGCGCTGACCAGCGACCGGCGTACGGCGTCGACGCACGAGCAGGATCCGGACGAGTGGTGGTCGGCGGTCTGCGCGGCCAGCCGCCAGGCACTGGCCGACGTCGACGCCAGCCGCGTACGCGCCGCCGCGATCTGCGGCACCTCCGGGACCGTGCTGGTCGTCGACCACGCCGGACGACCGGCCGGACCAGCGCTGATGTACGACGACACGCGCGCGGAGGCCGAGGCGGCGATCGTCCAGCGGGCCGGCGCGCAGCTGTGGGACCGCCTCGGCTATCAGATCCAGGCCTCCTGGGGCCTGCCGAAGATCCGCTGGCTCGCGACCAACGGCCAGCTCACCGGCGCCAGGCGGGTCGAGCACCAGGCCGACCACGTCGCCGCGCGGCTGGTCGGACACCCGGTCGCCACCGACACCGGCCACGCGCTGAAAACCGGCGCCGACCTGATCGAGCGCCGTTGGCCGACCGACGTGCTCGACGCGCTCGGCCTCGACCCGGCGATCCTGCCTGACCTGGTCCTTCCCGGTACGCCGCTCGGCCAGCTGACGGCCAAGGCCGCCGAGCGCACCGGCCTGCGCGCCGGCATGCCGGTGCTCGCCGGCATCACCGACAGCTGCGCCGCGCAGATCGGCGCCGGAGCGCTGCGGCCCGGCAGCTGGAACTCCGTGCTCGGCACCACGCTGGCCATCAAAGGCGTCTCGACCACGCTGCTCAAAGACCCCGACGGCAGCGTCTACTCGCACCTGCATCCAGACGGCGGCTGGCTGCCTGGCGGCGCCTCCAACGTCGGCGCCGGCGTGCTGGCGCGCGACTTCCCGGCCGACGAGCTCGACCGGCTGACCGCCGCCGCTGCCGCCGGCGAGCCAGCGCCAGGCGTGACGTATCCGCTGGTCGGACACGGTGAGCGGTTCCCGTTCCGGGCACCGGACGCGGACGGCTTCTCGATTGGCGTGCCGGCGGACGAGACGGCGCGGTTCGCCGCCGTCCTGCAGTCGGTCGCCTTCACCGAGCGTCTCGCGTACGCGGCGCTGGCGGCGATCGGCGCGGAGGTCGGTGGCCGGCTCACCGCGACCGGCGGCGGCAGCCGCAACCGCTACTGGAACCAGCTGCGCGCCGACGTCATGGGCCGGCCGATCGCGGTGCCGGCCTACGTGGAAGCCGCCGCCGGCATGGCGATCCTGGCCGCCGCGCCACCCGGCCGGCTGACCGAGACCGCCGAGACCATGGTTCGCATCGACCGTGTCTTCGAGCCGCGCGGCGACCGGACCGGCCGTTTCGACGAGGCGTACGCCCGTTTCGTCGCCGAGCTGCGCCGCCGCGACTGGCTGCCAGCCCGGCTCGCCGAGCGCGCATTGCTGCCGTTGAAGGAAAACTCGTGA